AAGTCCGGCATCTGGGCGGAGGCGGGGATACTGATGGTGCTGGCCCTGGCCCTGGCCGTCTATTATTTCAGCCGGACCTTCGCGGTGATCATTCTGGCCTCGGGGATCCTGGGTCTGCTGTACTCGGTTCCGCCGTTCAAGTTCAAGGCCAAACCATTCCTGGACATGGCGGCCAACGGTTTCGGCTACGGCGGGCTGGCCTTTGCCGCGGGCTGGCTGGTCTCCGGTCAGTACAGTGAAAAAATATGGCTGGCGGCGGCGCCCTACATGCTGGCGGTGTCGGCGGTCTACGTCAACACCACCATTCCCGATTACCATTCGGACAAGGCCACCGGCAACATTACCACCGGGGTCTTTCTGGGCGGAACGGTCACCATCGGGCTGGGACTGGCCCTGATGGCCGGTTCGGCGGGGCTGGCTTATTACCTGAACGACAGGCTGTGCCTGATCGCCGCCGTCT
The nucleotide sequence above comes from bacterium. Encoded proteins:
- a CDS encoding UbiA family prenyltransferase produces the protein MNDKKPNILDYFFVLRPILLVPAWTMLLAGFYQAQLQSGVPAKPLWLLPGKLWLALVLYSGLMGAVYIVNQIFDIETDRINKKLFLVAEGYVSKSGIWAEAGILMVLALALAVYYFSRTFAVIILASGILGLLYSVPPFKFKAKPFLDMAANGFGYGGLAFAAGWLVSGQYSEKIWLAAAPYMLAVSAVYVNTTIPDYHSDKATGNITTGVFLGGTVTIGLGLALMAGSAGLAYYLNDRLCLIAAVCALPLFLIAVITGKMRWTMMSYQGGSLILVLLVGLMYPVFFL